The sequence CTGTCATTGATGTGAGTATAAACTCTCTTGATTTGAACGCCACTGAGGTAGCGATAGTTTGAGAAGCTTGAAGAACTCTCAGACCATTCTTCGGATGAAGACGAATCTGCACATCCTGCTCGTTTACGTTGGTCCGACGATGAGGCAAGTAGTCTAGATATTAAGAGGAAAATATTAGGAAACACTAATATCAAACCAGGACGAAGGAGACGGCGATTTGGCCCAAGTTGAATATATCGATGAGCTAGGAAGAACAAGAACTGGTACACGCAAGGAAGCAAAGGAGGCAGAACGACTAAGAGGTAGAAATGAGCCTGTAGAGCTGACACCAAGTGGTGCTGAAAACTCTGCATATGCCGAAGTACAGTAAGTACACTTCAGATATGTTTCGCGTGAGCGGTACTAACCGCAGTGTAGACAATCCAAAGTGATTCGTAAGACTGGGCGCGTCTTTCAGTGATCTGATGACTGACAGAGATGCACAGATGGCGAACAACATGTTTTTCCCGTGTATGAACCGAATCCAGAGGTTATTAAAGCCAAATATCGGCAGGCCGAAGAGGAGGCGCGGGGGCACCATTACGATTCTACCAAGGAAGGTAAATTGTCCTCACCCATTATCGCGCACATTCATGCTAATTTTTCATATAGTGCGAGTTAAGGGCGCAGGTCAATATCAATTCTCCTTGGATGAACAACGCCGTGCAGAACAACAAGCCGCGCTCAAATCCCAACGCCATGAAACTGAGCTTGCGCGTGCCGAGGCTGGTCGGCGAGGTGGTACAACAGCAGCCCAAGAAGctcggaagaagaagcttgaGCAGCGGAAGGCTATGATTCAGGCTAAGCGAGCCCAACTATTTGGTGGTGAGAAAGAGGTGCAAATGCTaaaggaggaaaggaaagcAAGAGAGGCAGACGAGTTCCTGAATACCTTGCAAAAGGAATGGGAAGGGCGGTGAGATGTGGAACGGACGAGTGATCAGTACCCGTTGACAATGTTGTATGCTATATGTATTAATAGCTCCATTATGTAGTAAAAGGATCCTTGTAATATGCGCAAAGGATGCCTTTTTAGGGCCTCATAAAAGATTGCAGTTTGTCAACCAAAAGCTTGTATACCGAGAGACTAGTACTCCTGTCGCATGTCTGTGTTTCGCCGCATTCAAGGACTGAAACACTGACAAGAACAGATATTATTGTGGGAAACACTTATATTTTTGAAAGGCTAAAGCAGAAGCATGGGAGGACAATGGATTAAGCGATACGGCCAGTGTCAATGTTTGACTGCATGCATTTGCGACGTCTGAAACAATTGATGGACAGAGATCAGGACACCAGCGAGTCAGTCGGGGATAAGAAATGAAGGGGAATAAACTCCGAACGGAAGTAAATTTCTCCGCGTGGGAATTGTTGGTGTGGCATTATGCGGCACGGGGGGACGTTGCTGCTGATGGGAGAGCGTCTTCTTTTGACTTTGGTTGAATCTTCCTCGTACTACTAACCTTACCCTTTACATATAGCAAAAGTGAGTACAGCCTCGCCGTCACTCCCCTTTCAATCCATCCACTGATCCAGCTATCTACAGATGCGTGTCGACAGGTGTGACTTCACCGGGTACAAGGTTTACCCTTCCAGGGGAAAGGTCTACGTCCGAGGGGACTCCAAGGTTGGTAGACGTACCTCTGGGTTTTGTGTGTTTAACTAAAAGCATTGTAGACCTTCCGATTCCTCAGCTCCAAGGCTGAgtctctcttcctccaacGAAAGAACCCTCGAAAGATCGCTTGGACTCAGGTTTACCGACGGTGTGTGGAGATATTCAAGAGGAGGAAAACGGTTTGCTGACTGGGTGGGATTGCTTTAGGATGCACAAGAAGGGTATCACCGAGGAGGTCGCCAAGAAGAGGTCCAGGAAGAACGTCAAGGTCCAGGTGGGTTTATTTTTCGGTTTCAACCAGGTGATCGCAGGAGATAAGACGAGGTGACATGACAATGGGAAACTGGATGAATCTGAATATGTTGGTTGGCGTGGGGTGTCGAGGAGGGATGCTTGGAAGAACACCGAAGGAACTCAGATTTTTGAAGACGTTTGCTGACCTAGCTCTAGCGTGGTATCGTTGGTGCCGACCTCGCTTCCATCCTCGCTAAGCGAACTGCTAAGCCCGAGGTCCGCGCCGCCGCTCGTCAAGCTGCTATCACCAAGGCCAAGACTGAGAAGCGTGACAAGGAGGCCCGCAAGGCCGCCAACAAGCCCGCCCAGGCCAACGTTCCCAAGGTTTCTAAGCAGAGCATGAAGGGTGGTGCCGGCAAGGGTGGCCGTTAAAAAGCCGTCTTAGCTTCGGGATGTATGGATGGCGTTTATGCACGAGTGGCACGACTTGACTTCAGGTTGGAAAGAATGATCCCGGGGGACATCGTTAAAGGAATCGTTGGGTCACACAATACCCGCCAATCAACATCACTGTACAGCCATAATTTGGATTTGCATTGCAACTGCCGCTCATTTAAGCTTTTTGTTCTGCTCGTGACGGAAAACCGGTGGACCTGCATATTGGCCCATGTGGATGCTGCTAACAGTATTCGATGAGTACAGAAACACAATAAAATGTCTACAATGATAATGTTCAGGCAACTCTTCGCCTCTTGATATCCTGGCCCATTCCCTCTGCTCCTTTCGCAAAGGGCCGgctctttttctccttgCTCGCAattttttttctcttcttctccacaaGCTTTTTGACAGCTGTTTTCCCCCCTTGTTTCTCGAGTGTCTCGAAACGCGCTTTGAGAAGTAAATCTTTCTTCTCGCCTGCCGATTGCCTGTCAGCTTAAGTACACTACGACGTTTGGAGACTTACCCTTTTTCATGAACCATGCGCCCTTTCCCTGGGTTCTCTTCTCTCGttcttctctctttgcCTTGGCCAAAACTTCTCTCTCCATAGCTTCCTTCTCTGTTCTTACTAGCTTTGTCCTAACCTGCCCCATCTGCACTTCAAGCCTTTCTCGCTCAGCGGTTCTCATTGGCTTTTCGGCCCAGGGACAATTCTTCTCAGCCTTCTTAGCAGCAGCCACAGCTTTTTTTAATTCGGAAAGCTCTTGGCGGAGAAGGTCGGGCAGGAAAGAGTAGGATTTTGAATGGAGATCTGCATTAGCATGACCTGCAGAGACGGAGGAAAAACGTGGGTCGCGGCGTTCCGGTTTAGAGACCTCGATGACTTGCCGTTTGCGAGACACCTGCTTTTTGGTACTCAGTAGGGCCGGACTGGATAGTTGTTAGCAATGACATGTGCAGTCAACAATGGAAGCTCTACATACGCGTGTTTACTGCCTCTTTTCGTGGACGAAGTAGTTTCCGGTCCAGAGTCACTCTCCTCATCAGATTCCTGTGTCCTTAATTTAAACCCATGACTGTCGGCATCTGGAACAGCAACGGTTTTACCCTTGTTCCGTTGCATTTGAGCAAGTTTGGTTTTCATCAGGGCAAgtttttcttctttgctttGGCCATGGGAAGAAGCTGAAGATGATTTGCGTGAGAGGGATTGTTGCGCTTTGGCAAGGGTTGAAAGTGGCAATGAGTTGAGGTCTGTGGACATAAGTTAGTCATGTACTAAATATGCCGCTTGGAAGATCTCTAATACTTGCTATTTTGGAGCTTTCTCTGTGAAGTGGAAAAGGTCAGTGACAGCTTAGTAGGGAATTGTATTGAGCAGGCTTACCAACTCGGCActctcatcatcgtcatcgcCACTCCCACTTTCAGAGACAGTGTCCTCGTTTTCGTCCCAGTTATCGGGTTCCCATCTTgcatttccttcttccccgctctcttcatcttcataaccctcctcatcttcatgGCCGTCGTCCTCATGGTCGGAATACTCTTCCGCCAATCCTGGCTGAAACCCCTCTGCAAATTCGTCGACTTCAGAGTCCGACTCCAAGAATTCGTCGTCCGGGGAAGGTTCCCTAACTGTCTTGTTCGATTGTTTCAGGCGAGCTGCCCCATTAATTTTCGACGATGATGCGGTAGCCATTCTGGATGGGTCTTGTCCTGGTGCTGATCCTAATAGGAGAGTCTAACTAAATTTGAAGTCCATAACAGACAAAAGTCAATGAAATATTTTGCAGGCTAAAGATTAGATATCGCGTTCGATTACAACTTTTTTTTCTAATTGTTACTAATAGTACGACTAATGATTAGAATAATTGTAATCGCCAAAGCAATCAACAACCGATAGCTGAGCTTGTGCTTCGTCAATTACTTCTCTTTCGTCAATTACTTCTCTTTCGTCAATTacttctccatcttttcaCCATCTACTTTCTTTTTCCATGTCCGCCCTTCAAGCAGGTCCATCGCAGCCCATCGTTGCGGCTCCACAACAGCAGCCCCAGCCGCCACAGGCCCAGCAAGACCTCAAACGTCGCGCAGAGGTCGACGCCGATGCCGCTCGTCGGTTGTAGGTCCACAAGAGCCCATACTTTTCCACCACTGACGCCAGCAAACCACAGAAAACACCCTCGACCGCCATTACCCCCTCCTCACGTACTCTCGGCTCTCGTATCTAATTCACCAGCGTTCAATGAGTTGATGAAGATTGAGCAAAAGCTTGATTGGACATTaatgaggaagaaggcagaGGTCAATGATGCTCTTGGGCGACCTACTCGTGTAAGTTGGTGTTTTATCACACGGACCTTGGAAGCTTTGAACCTAATTTAGTTTGATGGCAGGTCAAGAGAATATTGCGCGTGTTCATATCAAACACCGCGCATGATCAGGACTGGCAAAAGGCGTTGGATGCAGGCGCTGGAAGCGTTGTTGGTGGTGATTACAGCACAGGTCCTCGAGAAAACCCGGGGCAGGATACGACTATGGCCGATGGCGGGGTAACGAAAAGTAACGAGCCCGATCTCAATACGGGAAAAGGTATTGCTGGATGGATTTTAAAAGTTGAGGGGCGCCTACTGGATGTAGGTAGTGGTCGTCCCAGTTCCTTCAGGACTTGTCGCTAATGAAATACAATACAGTCTGGGAACGTTAGGCTTGATAAAACCAAGAGGAAATTCACGACTTTCCTCAAAAGTGCTATCATTGAGTTTGACAATCGCGATGCTCCTACTTTCCCGGAAGGTAACATTGTTGAATGGCATGCTGCAAGCCATCAAGGCCCGCCACTTGATGGATTCGAGATCCTTCGCAGAGGGGATGTCAATATTCCTTGCCGTATCTCTTTGCATATTGCCCATTATCCTGAACGTTACAAAGTTCTTGAACCTCTTGCTGGACTTATCGGATTGAGGGAAGGCACAAGATCTGAAGTAATGAGTGCCCTGTGGAAGTTGGTTAAGACTACCAGTGCGCAGGACAAGGAGGATGGGACAATCATCAAAGCTGTCGGAGGCCTACAAAAAGTGGGTCATTTCCAAGGTTTATTGTTGACAAGGCACTGACTTATTGGCAGCTTCTCCCACAAGGGCAAGAAACCGTCGCATTTCATGAACTGCCTGAAATCGCCACGCGATACCTTGCTCATCCTGACCCTGTCATTATACCCTACACCATAGAGTATGTCTTGATACCCTTCCGCTTTGGATCCGCTGACATTAAGATTAGCGTCTCGAAAGACTACACATTCCATAACAAATGCTTCGACATTCCGATCGAAATTGAGGACCCTCTCAAGAGCAAAATGGCGTCAATGATTGGAAGCTTTGAAGGTCCAGAGGGTCAAGAGATTGTTAAACTCGAAGACAAGGTCGCTGAGTTAGCCTTCTTTGCCAAGGAATTAAAGCAGAAAAAGGATTTCCTCGAATCATTCGCGTACGTTACTGCTCATCCGAACCATTTGAAAGATTGGCTAACCTTTATCAATCAACAGTGCTGACCCTCAAGCCTTTATCAACAACTGGCTTGCTGCACAGGCTCGTGATCTTGATCAGATGCTCGGTTATCAAATCGGGCAAACTGTCGTTAACGGCGGCTCTGTCCGCGAAGAAGATTTGCGTCGAAGTGATCTGTTTACTATGCCATGGGTGGATGAGGCGATTACAGTACATGAGTCAGCCAGGATGGAACACGAAAGGAGGGCGCAGGCTGCTAGCCACGGGAATATGAGATAGTATATGAGACGCTATTTGTCAATAACAAGAATGCAGCAAATTCTATTATGCTGAGAATGAATGCATATAAACGTGAATCGATGCCGTCAGTTTTAAACCTTGTAACGCCTTCCGCCACGTGAAAAGAAAGTCTTGAGAATCCAAACTTGCAATCTGGCGAGTTCATCAGTGAaatttccttcttttcaaAAACAGATTGAACTCACAAGGACATGGCTACAATTATAATACACTCCAGAATTGTAAACCACAGTATTCTGCTTTGTGTCGATAGAACGGTAGAGTAATTTCTATGATGCCTTGTGTGGAAATATTTCTGAGTTCTGGCGATACTGTTCAAGATCCCACTGATCTTGTAAGTGCTCTCTTCGAGGGCAGAAGTGTGTTCCTTGAGAGGAGGTTGTTGGCCAGGAAGGATACGCCGGGGCTCAGACTCTACCATAATGCTATTGGGGGGTGAGCCTAGACGCGGTAGGAGGATGGATTAACACGTACTCAAAGTCGAGAAGCTTGTCTTGAGTGTATGCTTCATTTTCAAAGCAAAACGAGTATTCTCCAAGCTACAGAGGATAGCCATCAGCAACAGCTTTGTGAAAATATCATGGCGGCGTACCTTGTTGGCGGTGAAAATGTAATCGCCTTGCTTCTCTCCCTGACCCTCCAAGATCACTCTGTCATCTGGGTCCAACACCACATAATCGATTTCAAAATTGCCTCCAGATTGCACGGCGAAGTAAAAGCCTGTGTATCGGGGGCCAATGAATGAAAGTATGGTGAGCTCTGGTGTGTCGTAATAGCAACTGAAGTATACACTGACCAACTTTCTCTCCCAACCCGTCAACGTCGGCGTAATAACAAGACCTATCGTTAGCAGCCAACATGGCTGTCAGGGCTGTTGCGCTGACATGGACAGCTCCGAGAAGACATATAACGATGGTGGAGATTATTGGTGGACGTGATAAGAAGGGCATGGCCGAGGGTGATCTGTGAGGAATAGGTGTTAATATGAAGGCGGTCGTGGAACCGTTAATAGCGGATAGCCCAAAGCGCGAATAGTAACACGTCGCAAGATGCCAAACCGTCGACGTCACAATATTAGAGGTTGCTTTGCGGCCTTTAATCTGCACCCCATTTATGTCACAGCTCACAAGATATAGTTCAACTGTAATCTCATTGCGTCCACATTTCATTCTGTTGTGTGCGAATAATCCATATATCCTAATTTCACAATGTCCACGTCCTGGGACAACGCACGAAGACACGCCCGTGCTCTTGAGACAGCCTTGGACTCGAAGCTATCCACTTATTCAAAGCTCGCAGCTTCCATCGCACGCGGCTCCTCTTTGGGCGGAAGTTCCAGTCGTGATGAACTCGGcatggaagaagagggtATCGGGGGCTACAAGCTCGTCGAGGAGGAGATCGAAGAGCTTCTTTCAAAGGTGAGACTAACATACTGACTTGTCCAAGACACTGATTTGTGAATAGCTTGAACAAGCCATTGAAGATCTCACAGCACTTATAAACTCCCCAAGCCAACCCCCTTCCACGTCAATGCAGCATTCTGCCCAGACTCATAGGGATAACTTGGATGATTACAGAAGGGACTTTGTTCGCACACGGGTAAGATGAGATTGATTTCCAAGTTAGAGCATTCAAATTGATGGAGCAATAGAACAATGTTGAACAAACCATACGGCGGTCAAACCTTTTAGGGTCTGTTCGCAAGGATATAAGGTAAGTCTATGTGCGTGACATCATCACCCATTGCTTATCTCCCTTAGCGATTACAAATCTGGACGATCTGGCACAACAGACGCTCTCTTACAAGATCGATCTCGAATAGACTCAAGTCATCGCATGATTGACGACACCTTAAAGTAACGTCACCTACTGATATGTCTCTCTTCTCGAAAGCTGACTTTTAATGTAGTCAAGCCTATGCCACTCGCGAAGACTTTGCCCAACAACGCACATTCCTTGCCTCTATCGACTCTCGAATGGGCGGTGTTCTCAATCAATTGCCAGGCATCAATTCCCTCATCACAATGATTAGGACACgtagaagaagagataaTGTCATCATGGGATGCGTTATCGGCCTCTGCGTTGTATTACTTCTTGGTTATATGTTTGGATTCTAGAAGTGTTGTAGTCAGAAATGCGTTTGTATGATGTATTCGATCCTTTTTGCGGCGGTCAAAAAGGGCCTTGAAAGATGGCAAGTGCGACTATACACAGACTTCGTTACTGTATTTAGTCATAACACATTGTGAAAAAGCCGACCATCTGGCATTATCTGTTGCTATAGCCGCCTTATACATTGATGATGACACTACCAAATGTTATTACACTTTTAAAAGACATAACTCCCATTCTTCCCGCTACACATCTCCAAAGCGATCAGGCAATAACACAGGGCCAACTCTGTGGCATTATAGTCAGCAACCGCTTAAATCGAGGACACCGGCACTTACAAACTCCACGCATAGAGAATATAGCACAACCAGCTGCTTATAATCCTCATCCACATTGTCGTTTCTGATCTTCCTATGTAGACATCGGGCTCGTTCCCAATGACGGGAGTGTCGAAATTAGACTCGGTAGGATGGGCTACAGGTGATGTCGAAATGATAGCCCAGTCTGTAAGAAGACCTGCCACATACATTGCTGCGATGGCAAAAATGATGTGGAACCAGGAGTACTACACTCGTGTCAGGAAAAGCAAGAACGGATACCTATGATTGATAACTTACGTTGTATTTAGTTCCCGCTCGTTCATCGtccctctcctctcccaTAGCAGCTTCAAtctcctcgtcctcatccTCTGGTTCGTCGAGAACGCTCGCGGGGAGAGATCCTGCATTAACAGCGGCCAAAATTGCCTGGTATCGCATCTCGtccctccttcccttcGGCTGATTCGTAACCATTCTAAcctcaccttcctcctcgccGTCGTGAGGTAGGGCTATCGCACCGTATGAAGTGCCTTCACGGTTACCTTTTCCGACCAGCGCAGTGCTCTGCGTAGCAGCACGGGAAGTGGAATATGCAATGGCgaggaaggtgaagagAGCGCCAACAATGAGGGTAGTAGTTTGAGTACCACCACGAGCGTGCAGTGGGTTACATTTACCTCCTTTAGTATCAGTGTGATTGACAACGGCGGACGTGGTAAGATAAGTGCAGTAGGCAGCAACCATCGAAGCTTGAGTGAGGCCAGACTTGGGGTTGGCTTCTTGAACGGGGTGGGATATGGCCATTACTGTCACAATCACCGATAGGATGAGGTTGAAAGTTATAAAAAAGGTGTTGGTACCACATCCTGATCCGGCGAAGAAGACGAAAAGCAGGACAGTAACGGTAATAGCTGTGACAAACATGCCAAATGTCGAGCCGACGAGGATGAATTGCCAAAGATTGGAGTTACTGTGCTCCCAATTATCCAAACAAGTCTCTGACCATGTATGGGCGAAGTCAACCAAAAGGACAAGACCGATCaggataaaaaagaaggcGCCGATCGGGGCGATGTAAGAGCCGTAGGCCATATAGAACTCGTTGGGGAcgaggaaggagaggaaacAAAGGAGAAAGTAAAATAAGAGTTTGGGACCCCACCAACTATACTAAGTTTAGAGGCGTATCATGCGGATAAACAAGCCGCTCACCCATTTTGGATAGCAGCACgttttgtttttgttgaCCTGACGCCTATAAGAGTAGCCGACAGGACCAAGTGGAACATAGTCAGAGCAAAGCAGAATCGGTGAACCTGAGACTTTGTCAGTTCACGTGGTGTTATAGAAATACTGAGCGACGCACAGCCAAGAGGCCATAACATTTCCCTTTCGAGCAATCCATTTTAATCCAATCCCAGCTCAGCTTCTCAATCTGTCGGATTGCAATGTCCGTCTTGGAGAGGTACGCCAACATAGACGATAGGGCGAATATAAGCTAGGTGAGGTATTAGTCATCAGATAATTCTGGACTCCTACCATTGCAGCTTACCCCAAAGCCGACTCTTGTCGCTATGGAGGAATTGCAGTTACATGACTTGCAGAAAGCGGACGCAGCCGTGCCACCTATAGGTCATGAGCGGCGAGATGAGAGGCGAGGGGAGTTACGCACCCATACAAATCATGCAGCCTGAGAAGAGAGAGCTTGCAACTGTGCCTATTCCTCCTGTCAGGAGGGGTATGGATAGTAGAGCGCCCATGTCGCAACAAGATGTTGAAGGATATGTCAAGAGACGGAGGGACAAGACTAGGAGGGGGGGTTAGCATCGATCCATAATTGGACGACTGGGCCCATCTTTCTTTTACGTAAAGACGTATCATCGTGCTGCATCGGCCATCTGCGAACGACGGGCAGCCGGCAGAGCTTCGTGATTCTCCCCCTTTGGTCTCTATCCTATTCTTATGCACACAATATAATATCACAAGTCTAGAAGGATTACGTCGTTGGTGACCGAACACATGAGACACAAGCGGTTTAGAGGTGAATCTTGCTGACTGTACTCATGTCTTAGGGGCAGTTCGGTGACTTCATTCTTTGATGGGTGACGCTGCAGGCGAGCAACGCTCTCCTTGAATTATGGAACAAGGCTGTCTTAAATAAACTGCTCGATATGAGCGGGTCATAATCTGCCACAGTAATTGGAGATGACGAACACAGACGCTCTCTCTCCACCGGCAACGAAAGCCATACGGAGTCTGCTCCTCAAATCCTTTCGACAGATGTTTTCCAGAATTAATAATGGCTACTCAAGGTAGTTTTTCTCCACTGTGGAATGAACTAAAGCGATTGCTCGAAACGGTGTCTCGAATAGACCTCTTTTACGATTTAATGCTCCATTCCCTACAATGAAAAAAAGCTCAGTTCGCCTAAAAAGTGGTGGAAGAGGTGCGGTAAGTTAGGCGCGTCTACGTCCAACCCTCGACAACCCGTCATCTTTTTCCCTGTTTCAAgtcttttcttcttctttctttttttctaCATTCAATCAAATATTTGTAAGTCATTTCCCGATTTACCCCTTACTTTTTCCGTGATGCTTGTCACCAAGATATGTTAGACTTCTGTAGTGAGGCTTGTCCTCCCGCAGTAGATACCCTTTTCGACTCCTGAGACCTCTTAAATATCGCATTTCATTCCTTACCATCCCTTATTTGAGCTCTAGCTGACCTTTGCGGAAAAAGGTACTATGTCACCGGTAGCCATGCCCAAGGTCGAGGACCTCACGATCTCCGAAGAAAAGGTGGAAAAGGAGCCCGAAGTCGTTGAaggtgaggaggagaatgacgatgacgaagaaggtgaaggtgaagagggCCCCAACACAGGAGGTACGCGGTCTAGTATTTGTAGTATGCATACACATTTTTTCCATAACTAATTAGTTGTTGCATTAGATaccaagaagaaaaagaagaagaagaagtgtAAGCCATAATTTTTCAATGACCAACGTCTGCTTGTCATTCATGGCCATACTCATGTACCATCATGTGCagccaagaagaagaagtcTGCTACTGTAACCCAATCTGATCCCCCTCGAGTGGGTCTCACCAAGATCTTCAAAAATGATGTATTCCCTGTCGGTGAGGAGGTGGAGTACAAGAATGAGTAGGTCGTCACCCCCATTTATGGTCTCATTTTCTTTAATCAGTTATGTCATCCCAGCACAACGTCTCGAATAACTTCTGCCGAGGCTCGTGAGCGCGAACAACTTGCTCAAGAAGACCCTTCCACCCGATATGCCAACATCCGACGCGCAGGTGAAGTTCACCGACAGGTTCGCGCGTACGCTCAGAAAGCCATCAAACCTGGTATGACCATGGCCGAGATTGCCAATTTGATTGAGGACGGAACCAGGGCCGTAGTTGAGGAGAACGGTTTTGAAAGTGGTATTGGTTTTCCCACTGGTCTGAGCGTTAACGAGGTGGCTGCCCACTACACTCCTAACCCAGGAGACAAGCAGGGTGTGTTCATTTTATCTCGTTGCAATAATGTTGCTAACGAAGCCGATAGTGCTGCAGCAGCATGACGTCATGAAGGTTGATTTTGGTGTCCACGTCAACGGTAGAATAGTCGATTCCGCTTTCACCATGAGCTTTGAGCCTACGTGGGACAAGTTGCTTGAAGCTGTGAAGGATGCAACCAACACTGGTATTCGGGTAAGTATGTAGCATATAATCTGTGCAATCTTGTTGTTAACGATACATGCAGGAGGCAGGTATCGATGTTCGAATGTGCGACATTGGTGAGGCCATCCAAGAAGTAATGGAGTCCTACGAAGTTGAGGTCAACGGTAAAGTCTATCCAGGTAAGttccttgtcttcttcGCTATGGCTGCGAATCATATTAACTCCATGGAAGTCAAATCTATCAGTAATCTTAATGGCCACTCCATCACCCCCTACACCATCCACGGAGGTATCGGCACCCGACCGGGCAAGTCTGTCCCTATTGTCAAGCAGCACGGCTCCGACAAGGATGAGACGAAAATGGAGGAAGGCGAGTATTTTGCCATTGAGACTTTCGGTAGTACTGGTAGGGGTAGAGTCATCGAAGAGGGAGCCTGTTCTCATTATGCGCTAAACCCTGCGGCGCCGGAAAAGTACCAGGGCCAGTAAGTTGATATTTGCTTGATTCAATTTCAAAGACGGCTGACAAGATTGCTTGTAGCCACCAATCCGCAAAGTCTCTCTTGGCGTCTGTAAAGAGAAACTTTGGGACTCTGCCATTCTGTAGGCGATATCTCGACCACGTGGGGGAGAAGAACTACCTTTTGGCCGTACG comes from Cryptococcus gattii WM276 chromosome G, complete sequence and encodes:
- a CDS encoding Methionine aminopeptidase 2 (MetAP 2) (Peptidase M 2), putative (Similar to TIGR gene model, INSD accession AAW44664.1) → MSPVAMPKVEDLTISEEKVEKEPEVVEGEEENDDDEEGEGEEGPNTGDTKKKKKKKKSKKKKSATVTQSDPPRVGLTKIFKNDVFPVGEEVEYKNDTTSRITSAEAREREQLAQEDPSTRYANIRRAGEVHRQVRAYAQKAIKPGMTMAEIANLIEDGTRAVVEENGFESGIGFPTGLSVNEVAAHYTPNPGDKQVLQQHDVMKVDFGVHVNGRIVDSAFTMSFEPTWDKLLEAVKDATNTGIREAGIDVRMCDIGEAIQEVMESYEVEVNGKVYPVKSISNLNGHSITPYTIHGGIGTRPGKSVPIVKQHGSDKDETKMEEGEYFAIETFGSTGRGRVIEEGACSHYALNPAAPEKYQGHHQSAKSLLASVKRNFGTLPFCRRYLDHVGEKNYLLALNTLVREDFIADYPPLVDPQPGAMTAQFEHTILLRPTCKEVVSRGDDY